The following are from one region of the Segatella oris genome:
- a CDS encoding DUF438 domain-containing protein, with translation MGKKIDLSRTVYDLTTQYPELIEVLSGLGLTDITKKFLRNSVGKLITIPKGAGMHGIEMKAVIDALEQQGFEVVGAGKPVMSAETLRPVAENTRTEQLKGYLRRLGKGESLEAVRKDFANEFGDVEASEIMQAEQELLAEGTPLHEVQQLCDIHSALFHGATREERMANAEQEVATSVSRHDEIHAMAQANTQRAVDLSHIDGHPIQTFLRENAALEVLLKQAFDVLETRGDITELLLRIRELSIHYAKKGDLLYPHLKVRYDISGPSQVMWTIDDEIRNELGILTRKGEHDELWWGRVGAVLNRAKEMIYKENNILLPLCAANFTETEWQQIYRDSKDYAVCLGVEHRIWSQAESKETVRTQHEGEIVMPGGHLTLGQLTAMLNTLPLEITFVDADNFNRYFNEGSKIFKRPLMAIDREVFSCHPPKIEPMVRSIIEDLRSGKRSQVPMWVEKCGHPMFVNYMAVRDDEGNYIGTVEVVQDMEFAKKHFQR, from the coding sequence ATGGGGAAGAAGATAGACTTATCTCGCACGGTTTACGACCTCACTACCCAGTATCCGGAGCTTATTGAGGTGCTTTCGGGGCTCGGATTAACCGATATAACGAAGAAGTTTCTACGCAATTCGGTGGGCAAACTGATAACCATTCCGAAGGGAGCAGGCATGCATGGCATCGAAATGAAAGCTGTTATCGATGCTTTGGAGCAGCAAGGTTTTGAGGTTGTTGGGGCAGGAAAGCCCGTGATGAGTGCTGAAACACTGCGCCCTGTGGCTGAAAACACGCGCACGGAGCAGTTGAAAGGCTACCTCAGACGACTTGGAAAAGGAGAGAGTTTGGAGGCAGTCCGCAAGGATTTTGCCAATGAATTCGGCGATGTAGAGGCTTCGGAGATCATGCAGGCAGAGCAGGAACTGCTGGCCGAAGGCACGCCCTTGCATGAAGTTCAGCAGCTTTGTGACATTCATTCTGCCTTGTTTCATGGGGCTACTCGTGAGGAACGCATGGCCAATGCCGAGCAGGAAGTGGCAACATCTGTCAGCCGTCATGACGAAATTCATGCCATGGCGCAGGCCAATACCCAACGCGCTGTCGACCTGTCGCATATAGACGGGCATCCCATTCAGACGTTCTTGCGTGAGAATGCGGCCCTTGAAGTGTTGCTGAAGCAGGCATTTGACGTGCTTGAAACACGTGGAGATATCACCGAATTACTATTGCGCATACGTGAACTTTCCATTCATTATGCGAAGAAAGGCGACTTGCTCTATCCGCATCTTAAAGTAAGATATGACATCAGTGGGCCGTCACAAGTGATGTGGACTATTGATGATGAGATACGCAACGAGCTTGGAATTCTGACACGAAAAGGCGAACATGACGAGCTGTGGTGGGGCAGAGTCGGGGCTGTTCTGAACCGCGCCAAGGAGATGATATATAAGGAAAACAACATTCTTCTGCCCCTTTGTGCGGCCAACTTCACGGAAACGGAGTGGCAACAGATTTACCGTGACAGTAAGGATTATGCCGTCTGCCTCGGTGTCGAGCATCGCATCTGGTCGCAGGCAGAGTCAAAAGAGACCGTCAGAACACAGCATGAAGGCGAAATAGTCATGCCGGGAGGTCACCTCACTTTAGGTCAGTTGACGGCTATGCTCAACACACTTCCACTTGAAATTACCTTTGTAGATGCCGACAACTTCAATCGTTATTTCAATGAAGGGAGCAAGATATTCAAGCGTCCTTTAATGGCTATCGACCGCGAAGTCTTTAGTTGTCATCCGCCGAAAATAGAGCCGATGGTGCGCAGTATCATTGAAGATTTGCGTTCTGGAAAGCGCAGTCAGGTGCCAATGTGGGTGGAGAAATGTGGTCATCCTATGTTTGTGAACTACATGGCTGTGCGAGATGACGAAGGAAACTATATCGGAACGGTCGAAGTTGTGCAGGATATGGAGTTTGCAAAGAAGCACTTTCAACGGTAA
- a CDS encoding YecH family metal-binding protein, with protein MTHGHEILHMMEGKSFASKQALVDAIIERFGAAERFCTCSVEGLDAAEIVDFLDDRGKFMETPDGGFTVNLGMMCNH; from the coding sequence ATGACACACGGACATGAAATACTCCACATGATGGAGGGAAAGAGTTTCGCCTCAAAGCAGGCGCTTGTTGATGCAATCATTGAACGCTTCGGCGCTGCAGAACGCTTCTGCACATGCTCTGTTGAGGGGCTTGATGCTGCAGAGATTGTCGACTTCTTAGATGATCGCGGCAAGTTTATGGAGACGCCGGATGGTGGCTTCACCGTCAATTTGGGTATGATGTGCAACCACTGA
- a CDS encoding prolyl oligopeptidase family serine peptidase, with amino-acid sequence MNIRLLLTSTLTMTASCMIAQSFHYPKAPQDNTVDTYFGTQIADPYRPLEDDNSAETERWVTAENALTRHYLDQLPQRPKLMKRLKEVANYEKVSTPFKRHGTWYVYKNNGLQNQSVLYKMDKLGGTLHEVLDPNKLSSDGTVALKSVSFSHNGRYMAYIVSRNGSDWQEIYVKDLETGQDLTDHIEWAKFSNAAWRGDGFYYSAYDAPTGHAFTSKNEVHKIYYHKLGTPQSEDELFYQNPAFPLRFYDVIVNKEETVMYLTESGEGSGNNLYVRDLRRPDAQFVQMTNDMNLQYSPVQTVGDSIYIFTNSGAQKNRLMLANLAKPGIKDWKVLVPEAEYVLDDVTFTHGKMVLNYSKDASSHCYLYTLEGRNIGEIKLPSVGSVSFSGERNEPECFFSFSSFTVPGTVYQFDTDSRTSRVYSQPKVNFKPNDFVTKQVFYASKDGTRVPMFLTYRKDLKLNGKNPVYLYGYGGFNVALPPYFSSMRIPFMEQGGIYVQVNLRGGSEYGEAWHKAGTKMQKQNVFDDFIAAAEWLIANKYTDKKHLAIVGGSNGGLLVGACLTQRPDLFQVCIPQVGVLDMLRYHKFTIGWNWAPDYGTSADSKEMFNYLRGYSPLHNLKKGVSYPATLITTADHDDRVVPAHSFKFAATMQECQGGKAPVLIRIDSKAGHGGGKPLSKQIEEQADIYSFILANMGK; translated from the coding sequence ATGAACATCAGATTACTATTGACTTCAACATTGACTATGACTGCATCCTGCATGATAGCACAGAGCTTTCACTATCCGAAAGCACCTCAAGACAACACCGTTGACACCTATTTCGGCACACAGATTGCCGACCCATACCGCCCGCTCGAGGACGACAACAGCGCAGAAACAGAGCGTTGGGTCACGGCAGAAAACGCATTGACCCGACATTATCTTGACCAGCTTCCACAGCGTCCAAAGCTCATGAAGCGCCTCAAGGAAGTGGCCAACTATGAAAAAGTAAGCACGCCGTTCAAGCGACATGGCACGTGGTATGTCTACAAAAACAACGGCTTGCAGAACCAAAGTGTGCTCTATAAAATGGATAAATTGGGCGGCACACTGCATGAAGTGCTCGATCCCAACAAGCTAAGCAGCGACGGAACTGTGGCATTAAAGTCGGTCAGTTTCTCTCATAATGGCCGCTATATGGCTTATATCGTGAGTCGAAACGGGAGCGATTGGCAGGAAATCTACGTGAAAGATCTCGAAACAGGGCAAGACCTGACCGACCATATCGAATGGGCAAAGTTCAGCAATGCAGCCTGGAGAGGCGACGGTTTCTATTACAGTGCCTACGATGCACCCACAGGTCATGCCTTCACAAGCAAGAACGAAGTGCATAAAATCTATTATCACAAGCTCGGAACTCCGCAGAGCGAGGATGAATTGTTCTATCAAAATCCGGCATTTCCACTGCGTTTTTATGACGTAATAGTCAACAAAGAAGAAACCGTAATGTATCTGACGGAGTCGGGAGAAGGCAGCGGAAACAACCTCTATGTGCGCGACTTGCGACGTCCCGACGCTCAGTTCGTGCAGATGACCAACGACATGAACCTTCAGTATTCGCCTGTACAGACCGTGGGAGACAGCATCTATATCTTCACTAACTCAGGGGCACAGAAGAACCGTTTGATGTTGGCCAACCTCGCCAAGCCAGGCATTAAGGATTGGAAAGTGCTTGTTCCCGAAGCAGAATATGTGCTTGATGACGTCACTTTCACCCATGGAAAGATGGTGCTGAACTACAGTAAGGACGCCAGTTCTCATTGTTACCTTTACACGCTTGAAGGCCGTAATATAGGCGAAATCAAACTGCCATCGGTCGGCAGTGTGAGTTTTTCGGGCGAGCGAAATGAGCCGGAATGCTTCTTCTCTTTCAGTTCGTTCACCGTTCCCGGCACAGTATATCAGTTTGACACCGACAGCAGAACGAGTCGCGTTTACAGCCAACCGAAGGTGAATTTCAAGCCGAATGACTTCGTCACCAAACAGGTGTTTTATGCGAGTAAAGACGGAACCCGCGTACCGATGTTCCTCACTTACCGCAAAGATTTGAAGCTCAATGGCAAGAATCCTGTATATCTCTATGGCTACGGGGGCTTTAATGTTGCGTTGCCACCCTACTTCTCTTCCATGCGAATTCCATTCATGGAGCAGGGCGGTATCTATGTACAAGTGAACCTAAGAGGCGGAAGCGAGTATGGCGAAGCATGGCACAAGGCAGGCACAAAGATGCAGAAACAGAATGTGTTCGACGACTTCATCGCTGCTGCCGAATGGCTCATTGCCAACAAATATACCGATAAAAAGCATCTCGCTATCGTCGGAGGAAGCAACGGCGGACTGCTTGTCGGAGCCTGTTTAACCCAACGTCCCGACCTGTTTCAAGTCTGCATACCCCAGGTTGGCGTGCTCGACATGCTGCGATATCACAAGTTTACGATTGGTTGGAACTGGGCTCCCGACTATGGAACATCGGCAGACAGCAAGGAAATGTTCAACTACTTGCGAGGCTATTCTCCGCTCCACAACCTGAAGAAAGGCGTGAGTTATCCCGCAACGCTCATCACCACGGCCGACCATGACGACCGAGTTGTGCCGGCACATAGCTTCAAGTTTGCGGCAACCATGCAGGAATGCCAGGGCGGAAAGGCGCCCGTGCTCATCCGCATCGACTCGAAAGCGGGCCACGGCGGAGGCAAACCGTTGAGCAAACAGATTGAAGAACAGGCCGATATCTATAGTTTCATTCTGGCCAACATGGGCAAATAA